A genomic stretch from Achromobacter spanius includes:
- a CDS encoding bifunctional salicylyl-CoA 5-hydroxylase/oxidoreductase: MKIVCIGGGPAGLYFGLLMKLQNPANDVTVIERNRPYDTFGWGVVFSDATMQNLREADPVSAQTIGDAFNHWDDIDIHFKGRSIRSSGHGFIGIGRKKLLNILQARCEDVGVKLVFENFVQDDQAIAREYDADLVIASDGINSQVRTRYADTFHPDIDQRRCRFVWLGTKKVFDAFTFAFVQTEHGWFQAHAYRYEDGMSTFIVETPEETWQAAGIEQMSQEDGIAYCEKLFAPWLDGNALISNATHLRGSAIWIRFPRVICNTWVHWNTLDTARGQRRVPVVLMGDAAHTAHFSIGSGTKLALEDSIELARCLSGAEGSVEAGLKHYEEVRSVEVLKIQNAARNSTEWFENVERYAELEPEQFAYSLLTRSQRISHENLRLRDPAWLEGFERWIAERAGAPAAPGQRPAIPMLTPYQARGVRLKNRILVSPMAMYSCNDGVPGDFHLVHLGARAMGGAGLVMVEMTCVSPDGRITPGCPGLWNDEQAQAFTRIVDFVHGNSDARIGVQLGHAGRKGSTQLGWQKIDHPLAEGNWPLLSASALPYIEGVSQTPRAMTRADMDDARDNFVAAARRAEQAGFDWLELHCAHGYLLSSFISPLTNHRDDEYGGSLENRLRYPLEVFKAVRAVWPEDKPMSVRISASDWVEGGITADDAVEIARYFKAAGADMIDCSSGQVSKEEKPVYGRMFQTPFADRVRNEAGIPTIAVGAIFEADHANAIIASGRADLCALARPHLADASWTLREAARVGYRDVAWPSQYFAGKRQLETNFERAAAMAQLDIK; the protein is encoded by the coding sequence ATGAAAATAGTCTGCATCGGCGGCGGTCCCGCCGGCCTGTATTTCGGTCTGCTCATGAAACTGCAGAACCCCGCCAACGACGTCACCGTCATCGAACGCAATCGTCCGTATGACACTTTTGGATGGGGCGTGGTGTTCTCCGACGCCACCATGCAGAACCTGCGCGAGGCAGACCCCGTTTCCGCTCAGACCATTGGCGACGCGTTCAACCATTGGGATGACATCGACATCCATTTCAAAGGCCGCAGCATCCGCAGCAGCGGCCACGGCTTTATCGGCATTGGCCGCAAGAAGCTGCTGAACATCCTGCAGGCGCGTTGCGAAGACGTGGGCGTGAAGCTGGTGTTTGAAAACTTCGTCCAGGACGACCAGGCCATCGCCCGCGAATACGACGCCGACCTCGTCATTGCCTCCGACGGCATCAACAGCCAGGTCCGTACCCGCTACGCCGACACCTTCCACCCCGACATCGATCAGCGCCGTTGCCGCTTCGTCTGGCTGGGCACCAAAAAGGTGTTCGACGCCTTCACCTTCGCCTTCGTCCAGACCGAACACGGCTGGTTCCAGGCGCATGCCTACCGCTACGAAGACGGCATGTCGACCTTTATCGTCGAAACGCCCGAGGAAACCTGGCAGGCTGCCGGCATCGAGCAGATGAGCCAGGAAGACGGCATTGCCTACTGCGAAAAGCTGTTCGCGCCCTGGCTGGACGGCAATGCGCTGATCAGCAACGCCACGCACCTGCGCGGGTCCGCCATCTGGATTCGTTTCCCGCGCGTCATCTGCAACACCTGGGTGCACTGGAACACGCTGGACACCGCGCGCGGCCAGCGCCGCGTGCCCGTCGTGCTGATGGGCGATGCCGCGCACACCGCGCACTTCTCGATCGGCTCCGGCACCAAATTGGCGCTTGAGGATTCCATCGAACTCGCGCGCTGCCTGAGCGGCGCCGAAGGCAGTGTGGAAGCGGGCCTGAAGCACTACGAGGAAGTGCGTAGCGTCGAAGTCCTGAAGATTCAGAACGCCGCCCGCAACTCCACCGAATGGTTCGAAAACGTCGAGCGCTACGCCGAACTCGAACCCGAGCAATTCGCCTATTCGCTGCTGACCCGCTCGCAGCGCATCTCGCACGAAAACCTGCGCTTGCGCGACCCGGCCTGGCTGGAAGGCTTTGAGCGCTGGATCGCTGAACGCGCTGGCGCGCCGGCGGCTCCCGGCCAGCGCCCCGCCATCCCGATGCTGACGCCGTACCAGGCGCGCGGCGTGCGGTTGAAGAACCGCATTCTGGTGTCCCCGATGGCCATGTATTCCTGCAACGACGGCGTGCCGGGCGACTTTCACCTGGTGCACCTGGGCGCGCGCGCCATGGGCGGCGCCGGCCTGGTCATGGTGGAAATGACCTGCGTGTCGCCGGACGGCCGCATCACCCCGGGCTGCCCGGGCTTGTGGAACGACGAACAGGCGCAGGCATTTACCCGCATCGTGGATTTTGTGCACGGCAATAGCGACGCCCGCATCGGCGTGCAGCTGGGCCATGCCGGCCGCAAGGGCTCCACGCAACTGGGCTGGCAGAAAATCGATCACCCCCTGGCCGAAGGCAATTGGCCGCTGCTGTCGGCGTCTGCCTTGCCATACATCGAAGGCGTGTCGCAAACGCCGCGCGCCATGACGCGCGCCGACATGGACGACGCGCGCGACAACTTCGTTGCCGCCGCCCGCCGCGCCGAGCAGGCCGGTTTTGACTGGCTGGAACTGCACTGCGCCCACGGCTACCTGCTGTCCAGCTTCATCTCGCCGCTGACCAACCACCGTGACGACGAATACGGCGGCAGCCTGGAAAACCGCCTGCGCTACCCGCTGGAAGTATTCAAGGCCGTGCGCGCCGTCTGGCCCGAAGACAAGCCCATGTCGGTGCGCATTTCCGCCAGCGACTGGGTCGAAGGCGGCATCACCGCCGATGACGCGGTGGAAATCGCGCGCTACTTCAAGGCCGCCGGCGCCGACATGATCGACTGCTCGTCCGGCCAGGTCAGCAAGGAAGAAAAGCCCGTCTACGGCCGCATGTTCCAGACCCCGTTCGCCGACCGCGTGCGCAACGAAGCGGGCATCCCCACCATTGCGGTGGGCGCCATCTTCGAAGCCGACCACGCCAACGCCATCATCGCGTCGGGCCGTGCCGACCTCTGCGCGCTGGCGCGTCCCCACTTGGCCGACGCTTCCTGGACGCTGCGCGAAGCCGCCCGCGTGGGCTACCGTGACGTGGCCTGGCCCAGCCAGTATTTCGCGGGCAAGCGCCAACTGGAAACGAACTTCGAACGCGCCGCCGCCATGGCGCAACTGGACATCAAATGA